GTCGTGCACTTCCTGCTCGACGACGTGAAGGAAACATCTCCCGCCTGATGTGCTGACCGCCGGTGCAGGCCGTAGCCCGCACCGGCGTCCCGCTAACGCCGAGTTGGTTCCGACGTTGATGACAACGGCGGCGATATCGCTAAGTTGGCGAGACGTATCTTATCAATTTGGAGGTTCCCGTGGCGGGCAATGTGCTGGATATCCCTGTCAAATCAGTGGATGGTCGTGAAACCACACTCAGCGAATACAAGGGCAGGGTGCTGCTGATCGTCAACGTCGCCTCGAAATGCGGGCTGACCGTTCAATATGAGGGCCTCGAAAAGCTCTACGGCGAAAAGCGCGAGCGCGGCTTCGTCATCGCCGCTTTCCCCGCCAACGACTTCAAGGGCCAGGAGCCCGGCACCGACGCCGAGATCCTCGACTTCTGCACCAGCACCTACGACGTCACCTTCCCGATCTTCTCGAAGATTTCGGTCAAGGGCGAGACCCAGCACCCGCTCTACCGGCAACTGACCAAATCGGGCGTGAAGACCACAGGTGACGGCCCGATGCGCGAACGCCTGAAATCCCACGGCATATCGGGCGGCGACGAGGATGACATTCTCTGGAACTTCGAAAAATTCCTGATCGGCCGCGACGGCAAAATCGCCGCCCGATTCGCCCCTGATGTGACGGCCGATGATTCGCGGCTGGTTTCGGCGGTGGATAAGGAACTGGCGAAGGGGTGAAATGGTGGGGACCGGCCCCGGGCCGTCTCCCGATTCCAGAACGCCACTTCGGAATCCCGAAATTCCCCGCTTCGGGATTCCGAAATTCGCCGAGCTTTGCGCGGTATCGACAGAAAAAATCATGCAATGATTTCAATCCCGCAACCAATTTCGGGATTCCGAAGGGCTATATAGAGTCTGGTGGGAAGGCAGAATCCAGTCGCAGTCACAGAGCCATGACCCTTGGCTACAACACGCGCCAGGACTGCGATGATTCGTGGAGAGGCTGAGCTTCAGATCCCAAGCACGGTCACAAGCGGCGGCGTAAAGTCCTTGAAGCCCACTCTCGGCCAGTCGCACCTCCTGTCAAACCGCGTCTTTGGTTCGTGGCGCTGGCATTGCGGATTCGTCTTGAAGGCGTATCCGGGCAGGCTGACATATCTGGCGCTTGGTGCATAAAGGGCGACCGCGATGCACAGCGTCAATGCGGAGCAGAGAGTCCTCATGGAACACCTCCAGGTGTCGCTAGCGCGGAGATTTTCCGGGCGGCGAATTCTCCCACTTTTGCCCGCGCCCATCCATTCGCCCAATAGGAGGTGGCGGGGCGGCCGGAGTAGTCCGTTCTGGTGGCGCGCTGATTTCAGACGCCGCGCCGCATCGCGACCTGCCGGACGCGCCAATGGATCCAATTGGAATTCCAGATACATGACGACGCAGCTGAGGCGTCCGCCTGCGAAGGCTGCTATTTGGCACTTAAGGGGAAAAATGGTGGGCGATGAGAGACTCGAACTCCCGACATCCTCGGTGTAAACGAGGCGCTCTACCAACTGAGCTAATCGCCCATCGCTGACGAAGCCGGATCGGCCTGCCGCGTTGGTGGCCGTGATCTATGCGGATCGCGGCAAAACCGCAAGAGTGTTTGTGAAGATTTTTTGATTTTTTTGGTGGCGGTCCCGCTTCTTGTGGTGCGGCTGGAGCGCTGCCGGGCTGTGGATAAAGGGGAGGGGGCATGGGGACTTCGACTGCGCCGCCGGCTTCGATCGGGCATCAGTGCCATGGCGGGCAACGGAATTGCCGGCCTTGCCGAAACAATTCAAACGACTGTCATGGTTTTGTCTCCAAACCTGCTTGACACTAAAAGACGAACCCCGTAGTTAGCCGCTCATCGAAACGGGCAGCCGTTTTGGTGAGGGTGCGAAGGCATCCGGACTGCTTGAAATGAATTGCGGGTGTAGCTCAGTTGGTTAGAGTGCCGGCCTGTCACGCCGGAGGTCGCGGGTTCGAGCCCCGTCACTCGCGCCATTTCAAGTCTTGTAGAACGCAAATGTGATTTGTCGTTTGTCCGGTTTCTTCATCCCAGCGGCCGCAAATGGTCGATCAATGCGCGGGTGTAGCTCAGTCGGTTAGAGTGCCGGCCTGTCACGCCGGAGGTCGCGGGTTCGAGCCCCGTCACTCGCGCCATTCTCTTCCGAAAGCCATGCAGTTTCCAAGGGTCAGGCATGCAGCTTGAATCGGTTTGTGTGGATTTGTCGCGACATCGTTGCATCTGCTTGATAATGTCCGCGCGCGGCGCGTCGAATTGCCTCTGTAAATCTCTTGCGCCGGGGCTTCGGCTGCGCTAACCACGGCTTGTTGCAACGCACGTTCGCTTGCCGGGCATTTGCCCAAATGCGCCGCCTGGCGCCTCCGGCAAGCAGGGATGAACATGATGACTGAACTGCTCAGTTCCTATATTCCGATCGCTATCTTCATCGCTATCGCGCTCGTTATCGGCCTGGCGCTGCTCATTGCGCCGTTCGCCGTCGCTTTCAAAGCGCCCGATTCGGAAAAGCTCTCGGCTTACGAATGCGGCTTCAACGCGTTCGACGACGCCCGCATGAAGTTCGATATTCGCTTCTACCTCGTGTCGATCCTCTTCATCATCTTCGACCTCGAAGTCGCCTTCCTCTTCCCCTGGGCCGTTTCCTTCGGCGCCATCGGCTGGTTCGGCTTCTGGTCCATGATGGTCTTCCTCTTCGTGCTGACCATCGGCTTTATCTATGAATGGAAAAAGGGAGCCCTGGAATGGGAGTGAGCCCTGTGAGCAATCAGCCGCTGGTCGCCCAGCAGCCGAAGGGGATCATCGATCCCTCCACCGGCAAGCCGATCGGCAGCAATGACGCGTTTTTCGGCGAGATCAACAATGAGCTTGCCGACAAGGGTTTCCTCGTCACCTCGACCGACGAGCTGATTAACTGGGCCCGTACGGGCTCGCTGATGTGGATGACCTTCGGTCTTGCCTGCTGCGCTGTCGAAATGATGCAGCTGTCGATGCCGCGTTACGACGTCGAGCGCTTCGGTTTTGCGCCGCGCGCCTCGCCGCGCCAGTCCGACGTGATGATCGTCGCCGGCACGCTTACCAACAAGATGGCGCCTGCGCTCCGCAAGGTCTACGACCAGATGCCCGAGCCGCGCTACGTCATCTCGATGGGCTCCTGCGCCAATGGCGGCGGTTACTACCACTATTCCTATTCTGTGGTGCGCGGCTGCGACCGCATCGTACCGATCGATATCTACGTGCCGGGCTGTCCCCCCACGGCGGAGGCGCTGCTCTACGGCGTGCTTCTGCTGCAGAAGAAGATCCGGCGCACCGGCACGATCGAACGCTAAGGGTTAAGGACAAGGCATATGAGTGAAGCCCTGACTGAGCTTGCGTCCTACCTTGGCGAAGCGCGCGGCAATCTGATCGCCGCATCGCAGATGAAGTATGGCGAGCTGACGCTGACGACGACGGGTGAAAACCTGATCGCGCTTCTGACCTTCCTGCGTGACGACGCCAAATGCGGTTTCGTCAACCTGATCGATATTTGCGGCGTCGACTGGCCGCAGCGCGAGCTGCGTTTCGACGTCGTCTATCACCTGCTGTCGCCGAAGCAGAATGTGCGCATCCGCGTCAAGGTCGCGACCGACGAAGATACGCCGGTTCCCTCGGCCTGTGCCGTCCATCCCGGCGCTGACTGGTTCGAGCGCGAAACCTGGGACATGTACGGCGTGCTCTTCACCGGCCATCCGGATCTGCGTCGCATCCTGACCGACTACGGCTTCGAAGGCCATCCGCTGCGCAAGGACTTCCCGACGACAGGTTTCGTCGAGGTCCGCTACGACGACGCCGCCAAGCGAGTCGTCTATGAGCCGGTCGAGCTCAAACAGGAATTCCGCAATTTCGATTTCATGTCGCCTTGGGAAGGTACCGAATACGTGCTGCCCGGCGACGAAAAAGCGAAGCAGTAAAGGCGAATAGTGAGTAGCGAATAGCGAATAGTGGAAGGGCGGCAGACGATAAACTCCTACAAGGATCTTAAGGTCTGGCAGATGGCGATCGATCTCGCGGTGGATTGCTATCAACTGACCAAAGGGTTTCCCAAGGAGGAGATTTACGGTCTGACGGCTCAGATACGCAGGGCGGCAAGTTCGATTGCCGCCAATATAGCTGAAGGACACGGCCGTGAGCTCACGGGAAGTTTCATACAGTTTCTGCGTATCTCTCAAGGTTCGCTGAAAGAATTGGAAACGCATATGCTCATCTCTCATCGCATCGGTCTGATCGACGAGGGTGAGTTCAGGCAGATGACCGGAAAATGCGACGAAATCGGACGAATGATTCGAGCGCTGATACGGAGTCTCCAGGAGAAATGATGAGACCGAACGAAACTATTCGCTATTCGCTATTCGCTATTCGCTTAGTTGGCAGCGCGTTTGGCACGGAGCACGCAGCATGACCGAACATAACGTCCGCAACTTCAACATCAATTTCGGACCGCAGCATCCGGCGGCGCACGGCGTTCTTCGTCTTGTCCTGGAGCTTGACGGCGAAATTGTGGAGCGGGTTGATCCGCATATCGGCCTGCTGCATCGCGGCACCGAG
This Rhizobium acidisoli DNA region includes the following protein-coding sequences:
- a CDS encoding glutathione peroxidase; the encoded protein is MAGNVLDIPVKSVDGRETTLSEYKGRVLLIVNVASKCGLTVQYEGLEKLYGEKRERGFVIAAFPANDFKGQEPGTDAEILDFCTSTYDVTFPIFSKISVKGETQHPLYRQLTKSGVKTTGDGPMRERLKSHGISGGDEDDILWNFEKFLIGRDGKIAARFAPDVTADDSRLVSAVDKELAKG
- a CDS encoding NuoB/complex I 20 kDa subunit family protein — its product is MGVSPVSNQPLVAQQPKGIIDPSTGKPIGSNDAFFGEINNELADKGFLVTSTDELINWARTGSLMWMTFGLACCAVEMMQLSMPRYDVERFGFAPRASPRQSDVMIVAGTLTNKMAPALRKVYDQMPEPRYVISMGSCANGGGYYHYSYSVVRGCDRIVPIDIYVPGCPPTAEALLYGVLLLQKKIRRTGTIER
- a CDS encoding four helix bundle protein: MAIDLAVDCYQLTKGFPKEEIYGLTAQIRRAASSIAANIAEGHGRELTGSFIQFLRISQGSLKELETHMLISHRIGLIDEGEFRQMTGKCDEIGRMIRALIRSLQEK
- a CDS encoding NADH-quinone oxidoreductase subunit C — protein: MSEALTELASYLGEARGNLIAASQMKYGELTLTTTGENLIALLTFLRDDAKCGFVNLIDICGVDWPQRELRFDVVYHLLSPKQNVRIRVKVATDEDTPVPSACAVHPGADWFERETWDMYGVLFTGHPDLRRILTDYGFEGHPLRKDFPTTGFVEVRYDDAAKRVVYEPVELKQEFRNFDFMSPWEGTEYVLPGDEKAKQ
- a CDS encoding NADH-quinone oxidoreductase subunit A, whose translation is MTELLSSYIPIAIFIAIALVIGLALLIAPFAVAFKAPDSEKLSAYECGFNAFDDARMKFDIRFYLVSILFIIFDLEVAFLFPWAVSFGAIGWFGFWSMMVFLFVLTIGFIYEWKKGALEWE